One window from the genome of Yarrowia lipolytica chromosome 1B, complete sequence encodes:
- a CDS encoding uncharacterized protein (Compare to YALI0B20284g, weakly similar to uniprot|Q6C189 Yarrowia lipolytica YALI0F18326g), translating to MKRTEDFPSEDSKVRKRLYSPPQDFDISREGSNDPTSEYAPRDTSQDATVTILNTPYPHTCSMARLLDLSLPELELISEFTHHTHPEILKANAQPDLQWMGRPDLLASSRSLKLAFLFLASSDLAQKKTQQVVGRYPQMPVNTQERLLREFTNLLKWFKYESQEPNSLFRRDDILLPTAIYVYLCGLAIGPQLLPFFTSCRQDLAGLCNSIHNTHISFSGEFQPPAVAYPVLPDRMRTLLPKEEDLWAIVDHVLVDENIPTMAERRHIRTVLSTEIYAMIELFNMDVAFRSISHLSSWCVFNTEKFNLLRQEQNPYSTIVIAYYLAYCHLFHSWGWWRDRAQYDLYDVVEYLPDYYMEYVQWPLAVVESFEWTYEDLLNGKFRMDAEKMKSFR from the coding sequence ATGAAACGGACAGAAGACTTTCCTTCCGAGGACTCCAAAGTCCGAAAACGGTTATACAGCCCTCCCCAAGATTTCGACATTTCTCGAGAGGGCTCAAACGACCCAACCTCAGAATACGCTCCACGCGACACATCCCAAGATGCAACTGTCACAATACTCAATACCCCCTACCCCCATACTTGTTCAATGGCTAGACTTCTCGACCTGTCACTCCCAGAGCTCGAATTGATATCCGAGTTCACTCACCATACTCATCCCGAAATTCTCAAAGCCAATGCACAACCCGACTTGCAGTGGATGGGAAGGCCAGACTTACTCGCTTCTTCGAGGTCCCTGAAGCTGGCATTTCTGTTTTTGGCGTCTTCAGACCTagctcaaaaaaaaacgcaACAAGTCGTAGGAAGATATCCTCAGATGCCAGTCAACACACAAGAGCGGCTCCTCAGAGAGTTTACCAATCTGCTCAAATGGTTCAAATATGAAAGCCAGGAGCCCAACTCACTTTTCCGACGAGACGACATTCTTTTACCAACAGCAATCTACGTCTACCTCTGCGGCCTAGCTATCGGACCACAACTTCTACCCTTCTTCACTAGCTGTCGTCAGGACTTGGCGGGGCTCTGCAATTCGATCCACAACACTCATATTTCATTTTCAGGTGAGTTCCAACCTCCGGCAGTAGCCTACCCTGTTCTTCCAGACCGAATGAGAACCCTGCTGccaaaagaagaagacctATGGGCTATTGTGGATCACGTGTTGGTGGACGAGAACATCCCCACAATGGCTGAAAGACGACACATTCGGACAGTTCTCTCTACAGAAATATACGCCATGATCGAGTTGTTCAATATGGACGTGGCTTTCCGTTCTATCTCACATCTGTCTTCGTGGTGTGTCTTCAACACTGAGAAGTTCAACCTACTCCGACAGGAACAGAACCCTTACTCGACAATTGTCATTGCCTATTACCTGGCATATTGCCACCTCTTTCACTCATGGGGATGGTGGAGAGACCGGGCTCAGTATGACCTCTATGATGTGGTTGAGTATCTGCCCGATTACTACATGGAATACGTTCAATGGCCtttggcggtggtggagagtTTTGAGTGGACTTACGAGGATCTTTTGAATGGAAAGTTCCGAATGGATGcagagaagatgaagagctTTAGATGA
- a CDS encoding uncharacterized protein (Compare to YALI0B20306g, uniprot|Q9C1F8 Yarrowia lipolytica Pir1 covalently- linked cell wall protein), with protein sequence MLFKSAAVSLVALAATVSAADEWTKLKPTNTAPSNWITSYSNFGIAIQPITGAVQAGAEATAVPTAHQKRDEHDDDVVTQTVVVCPCDESTTTLPVVAPHHEESAAPTSAKESAAAAETTPATVPHSDVTTKASATSAAASSAAASSAAVSGDAEATKAASAATTGPKPSGKQDEPTSNSDFAKLVACKKEGTLAMTLEDGILKDDKGRIGSIVSNYQFQFDGPPPQAGAWYAAGWAISSDGNLAIGDNQVFWQCLSGTFYNLYDRKDNRDQCTAVHLAIVNLEDC encoded by the coding sequence ATGCTCTTCAAGTCCGCTGCCGTCTCTCTCGTGGCTCTCGCCGCCACCGTCTCCGCCGCAGACGAGTGGACCAAGCTCAAGCCCACCAACACAGCTCCCTCCAACTGGATCACCTCTTACTCCAACTTTGGTATTGCCATCCAGCCCATCACCGGAGCTGTTCAGGCCGGAGCTGAGGCCACTGCTGTGCCTACTGCCCACCAGAAGCGAGACGAGCACGATGACGACGTTGTCACCCAGACTGTTGTTGTCTGCCCTTGCGACgagtccaccaccactctgcCCGTTGTTGCTCCTCACCACGAGGAGTCTGCTGCCCCTACCTCCGCCAAggagtctgctgctgccgccgaGACCACCCCCGCCACCGTCCCTCACTCCGACGTGACCACCAAGGCCTCTGCCACCTCTGCTgccgcttcttctgctgccgcttcttctgccgCCGTCTCCGGTGACGCtgaggccaccaaggctgcttctgctgccaccACCGGCCCCAAGCCTTCCGGCAAGCAGGACGAGcccacctccaactccgACTTCGCCAAGCTCGTTGCTTgcaagaaggagggtaCTCTCGCCATGACTCTCGAGGACGGTATCCTTaaggacgacaagggccGAATCGGTTCCATTGTCTCTAACTACCAGTTCCAGTTTGAtggacctcctcctcaggctGGTGCTTGGTACGCTGCCGGATGGGCCATCTCTTCTGACGGTAACCTCGCTATTGGTGACAACCAGGTCTTCTGGCAGTGTCTGTCCGGTACCTTCTACAACCTGTACGACCGAAAGGACAACCGAGATCAGTGCACCGCCGTTCACCTCGCCATTGTCAACCTCGAGGACTGTTAA